A genomic region of Arachis stenosperma cultivar V10309 chromosome 9, arast.V10309.gnm1.PFL2, whole genome shotgun sequence contains the following coding sequences:
- the LOC130948723 gene encoding uncharacterized protein LOC130948723, whose product MEDLSKYAHSPAHLAVAKRDHASLRHIVSVLPRLAKAGEVNTEAESLNAELRADEVSAVIDRRDVPGRETPLHLAVRIKDPVSADILMAAGADWSLQNENGWSALQEAVCTREEAIAAIIAKHYQPLAWAKWCRRLPRIVASAARIRDFYMEISFHFESSVIPFIGRIAPSDTYRIWKRGSNLRADMTLAGFDGFRIQRSDQTFLFLGEGYASENGNLTLPPGSLVALSHKEKEITNALEGAGNQPTDAEVAHEVSLMSQTNMYRPGIDVTQAELVPHLNWRRQEKTEMVGNWKAKVYDMLHVMVSVKSRRVPGAMTDEELLAVEDGESMVNGENNDEYDDVLTAEERMQLDSALRMGNNDATSQDEENGVFDGHENGSAASYENCEANGVVKDKKSWFGWNKKNSKGNSDEPEDPKTSKKFSALGPAGGHQRSGDQQKPSCEFQKEDPEDTKKGKDKSNKKKKKKGAANEFKSESEYKKGLRPVLWLTPDFPLKTDELLPLLDILANKVKAIRRLRELLTTKLPHGTFPVKVAIPIVPTIRVLVTFTKFEELQPAEEFSTPLSSPAYFQDAKSKESEGSSSWISWMKGARGTPTIDTDSHRYSKDEVDPFSIPSDYKWVDANERKRRMKAKRAKTRKHKKQTAAKGGDGVHLGSENVEEQQ is encoded by the exons ATGGAAGATTTGTCCAAGTATGCTCACAGTCCTGCTCACTTGGCAGTTGCCAAGCGTGACCATGCTTCCCTAAGACATATTGTCTCTGTACTGCCCCGCCTTGCCAAGGCTGGCGAGGTCAATACGGAGGCTGAATCTCTGAATGCTGAGCTTCGAGCTGATGAGGTCTCGGCCGTTATTGATCGCCGTGATGTTCCTGGTAGAGAGACCCCTCTTCATCTTGCAGTCCGTATCAAGGATCCAGTGTCTGCTGATATTTTAATGGCTGCTGGTGCTGATTGGAGCTTACAGAATGAGAATGGTTGGAGTGCTCTCCAAGAGGCTGTGTGCACCAGAGAGGAAGCAATTGCTGCGATCATTGCGAAGCACTATCAACCTCTGGCTTGGGCTAAATGGTGTCGTAGACTTCCCAGGATTGTTGCTTCTGCTGCTCGTATCCGTGACTTTTACATGGagatttctttccattttgagAGCTCTGTCATTCCTTTTATTGGTCGGATTGCCCCTTCAGATACATACCGAATTTGGAAGCGTGGTTCCAATCTCCGTGCTGATATGACCTTAGCAGGTTTTGATGGCTTCCGCATACAACGATCAGACCAAACATTTTTGTTCCTCGGAGAGGGCTATGCTTCAGAAAATGGTAATTTGACTCTGCCACCAGGCTCTTTGGTTGCTCTTTCCCATAAGGAGAAGGAAATCACCAATGCCTTGGAAGGAGCTGGTAACCAGCCAACAGATGCTGAAGTTGCTCATGAAGTTTCACTGATGTCTCAGACAAATATGTATAGGCCGGGTATTGATGTTACTCAGGCTGAGCTTGTTCCGCATTTGAATTGGAGGCGCCAAGAGAAGACTGAGATGGTTGGGAACTGGAAGGCAAAAGTTTATGACATGCTTCATGTGATGGTAAGTGTGAAGTCAAGACGGGTTCCAGGTGCTATGACGGATGAAGAGCTTTTGGCTGTGGAAGATGGAGAAAGTATGGTGAATGGAGAAAACAATGATGAGTATGACGATGTATTGACTGCTGAGGAAAGAATGCAATTGGATTCTGCATTACGCATGGGGAACAATGATGCCACTTCTCAGGATGAGGAAAATGGAGTCTTTGATGGTCATGAAAACGGTTCAGCAGCTTCCTATGAGAATTGTGAAGCCAATGGAGTGGTGAAAGACAAGAAGAGCTGGTTTGGTTGgaataaaaaaaactcaaaagGCAACAGTGATGAACCTGAGGATCCAAAAACCTCAAAGAAATTTTCAGCACTGGGTCCTGCTGGTGGCCACCAAAGATCTGGTGATCAGCAAAAGCCATCGTGTGAGTTTCAGAAGGAGGACCCAGAGGACACAAAGAAGGGAAAGgataaaagcaataaaaagaaaaagaagaaaggagcAGCTAATGAATTTAAGAGTGAGAGTGAGTACAAAAAGGGTTTAAGGCCTGTTTTGTGGTTAACACCAGACTTCCCTTTGAAAACAGATGAGCTTCTGCCTCTACTTGACATCTTAGCAAACAAAGTTAAGGCTATCAGGAGACTCAGAGAACTTTTGACGACTAAACTTCCTCATGGAACCTTTCCTGTGAAG GTAGCTATCCCAATAGTCCCGACGATACGGGTTCTTGTCACTTTCACAAAATTTGAGGAGCTTCAACCAGCAGAGGAGTTCTCTACTCCACTATCCAGCCCAGCATACTTCCAGGATGCCAAATCTAAGGAATCCGAGGGGTCTTCTTCATGGATTTCATGGATGAAAGGAGCTCGCGGCACACCAACCATCGACACTGATAGTCACAGGTATAGTAAGGATGAAGTGGACCCTTTCAGTATACCTTCAGACTACAAATGGGTGGATGCCAATGAGCGGAAACGGCGAATGAAAGCTAAGAGAGCCAAAACCAGGAAACACAAGAAGCAAACTGCTGCAAAAGGAGGAGATGGAGTTCATCTAGGCAGTGAGAATGTGGAAGAACAACAGTAA